Proteins from a genomic interval of Lysobacter stagni:
- a CDS encoding outer membrane protein OmpK: MRPLLHILPDVRIATLVLVLAPGIAHAEDVAAMQDPVPALAPEPPADSGGHRFFLWTDTSLSVLPYGTGFEVDPKEQTTFTIEHAHESKIGDFFGFIDFTHFHGAGQGPDETWYAEFGPRLSIGKISGREISGHLFRWSAFELKDVLLAMQYERGKDPDVAEAALVGLGLNLDVREAGFLGGLGRFNYVQVNFYGRSELTEGTRNGFHDMQVTMVASYPFKVGRADWLLDGYFDWVVGFGSEQWSYHLNPQLTTDLGALVWDVPKTFYAGVEIDLWWNKYKIPSSSAFDTNQQAISLLFKYHF; the protein is encoded by the coding sequence ATGCGTCCGCTTCTCCATATCCTGCCCGATGTGCGCATCGCGACGCTGGTGCTGGTGCTGGCGCCGGGCATCGCGCACGCGGAAGACGTGGCGGCGATGCAGGACCCCGTACCTGCGCTCGCGCCCGAACCGCCCGCGGATTCCGGCGGCCACCGCTTCTTCCTGTGGACCGACACCAGTCTGTCGGTTCTGCCGTATGGCACGGGCTTCGAAGTTGATCCGAAGGAGCAGACCACCTTCACCATCGAACACGCGCACGAGTCGAAGATCGGCGACTTCTTCGGCTTCATCGATTTCACCCACTTTCACGGCGCAGGCCAAGGGCCTGACGAAACCTGGTACGCCGAATTCGGTCCACGCCTGAGCATCGGCAAGATCTCCGGCAGGGAGATCTCGGGCCATCTGTTCCGCTGGAGCGCGTTCGAGCTGAAGGACGTACTGCTGGCCATGCAATACGAGCGTGGCAAGGATCCCGACGTGGCCGAAGCGGCGCTGGTGGGCCTGGGCCTCAACCTCGACGTGCGCGAGGCGGGGTTCCTCGGTGGACTGGGCAGGTTCAACTACGTGCAGGTGAACTTCTACGGCCGCTCGGAGCTGACCGAGGGCACGCGCAACGGGTTCCATGACATGCAGGTGACGATGGTCGCCAGCTATCCGTTCAAGGTCGGACGTGCCGACTGGCTGCTGGACGGCTATTTCGACTGGGTGGTCGGTTTCGGTTCCGAACAATGGAGCTACCACCTCAACCCGCAGCTGACCACGGACCTGGGCGCGCTGGTGTGGGACGTGCCGAAGACGTTCTACGCCGGTGTGGAAATCGACCTGTGGTGGAACAAGTACAAGATCCCCAGTTCATCGGCGTTCGACACCAACCAGCAGGCGATCAGCCTGCTGTTCAAGTACCACTTCTGA
- a CDS encoding mechanosensitive ion channel family protein, with product MRTRAATTGTQGFAKALLALLLTVLCGVLAAQPAPRPGVPAPAAVAAAPATARYFNRDIVTFRSTFLGNTPAMRAHATEANLARIVDRPGHAKSTAQLVPQGVVILLDDQLVTVLTPADRDALRNQSLDQLQRQTLARVDDAVVAAEQARMPQRILQGLAWVLIASVVVFAFLWLLRFLLRRLRHRVDAWVQRRLGQVKSDSARQLLHGLITSGRSMARLMTWLFAALVFEEWLRFAFGRFPYTQPWAEAMTGWIGTRLSALGQAIVSALPGLFTAFIILLLGRLVAQAVRITFHGVESGRFQVLGIDQQLAEPTRKIVTAIVWLFAIAMAYPYLPGAETDAFKGLSVFVGLMVSLGASSVVAQAAGGFTLLYSRTMLPGDVVRIDETEGVVQQIGLFTTRLRTPLGVEVSYPNSVVLGGKLQNFSRSPDGPGMWLEATVTIGYDSPWRQVHRLLLQAAERTQGVQTTPRAFVAQTALSDFYVEYVLRARILDVQRRWPIRSELHANIQDAFNEAGVQIMSPNYEADPEGAKIVPKQWWEGRPQDAGEG from the coding sequence ATGCGGACGCGCGCCGCCACGACGGGGACACAGGGCTTCGCAAAGGCGTTGCTTGCGTTGCTGCTGACGGTGCTGTGCGGCGTGCTAGCCGCGCAGCCCGCGCCGCGACCGGGTGTGCCGGCGCCCGCCGCCGTTGCCGCGGCACCCGCGACGGCGCGCTACTTCAACCGCGACATCGTGACGTTCCGCTCCACGTTCCTGGGCAACACGCCGGCGATGCGCGCGCACGCCACCGAGGCCAACCTCGCACGCATCGTGGACCGGCCCGGGCACGCGAAGAGCACGGCGCAGCTCGTTCCGCAGGGCGTGGTGATCCTGCTGGATGACCAGCTGGTCACCGTGCTCACGCCGGCCGACCGCGATGCGTTGCGCAACCAGTCGCTGGACCAGCTGCAGCGACAGACGCTGGCGCGGGTCGACGATGCGGTGGTGGCGGCAGAGCAGGCTCGAATGCCGCAGCGGATCCTGCAGGGACTGGCGTGGGTGCTGATCGCCAGCGTGGTCGTGTTCGCCTTCCTGTGGCTGCTGCGCTTCCTGCTCAGGCGGCTGCGCCATCGCGTGGATGCGTGGGTGCAGAGGCGGTTGGGCCAGGTGAAGAGCGACTCCGCGCGGCAGCTGCTGCACGGGCTCATCACCAGTGGGCGCAGCATGGCGCGGCTGATGACATGGCTGTTCGCCGCGCTGGTGTTCGAGGAATGGCTGCGTTTCGCCTTCGGCAGGTTCCCGTACACACAGCCGTGGGCGGAAGCGATGACGGGCTGGATCGGCACGCGCCTGAGCGCGCTCGGCCAGGCCATCGTCTCCGCGCTGCCCGGGCTGTTCACCGCATTCATCATCCTGTTGCTGGGGCGACTGGTCGCGCAGGCGGTGCGGATCACGTTCCACGGTGTGGAATCCGGTCGCTTTCAGGTGCTTGGCATCGACCAGCAACTGGCCGAGCCGACGCGCAAGATCGTCACGGCCATCGTGTGGCTGTTCGCCATCGCGATGGCGTACCCGTACCTGCCCGGCGCGGAGACGGACGCCTTCAAGGGCTTGAGCGTGTTCGTCGGCCTGATGGTGTCGCTGGGCGCGTCCAGCGTGGTGGCGCAGGCGGCGGGCGGGTTCACGCTGCTGTATTCGCGCACGATGCTGCCAGGCGATGTGGTGCGCATCGACGAGACCGAAGGCGTCGTGCAGCAGATCGGGCTGTTCACCACGCGCCTGCGCACGCCGCTGGGCGTGGAGGTGAGCTATCCCAACAGCGTCGTCCTCGGCGGAAAGCTGCAGAACTTCTCGCGTAGCCCCGACGGTCCGGGCATGTGGTTGGAAGCGACGGTGACCATCGGCTACGACTCGCCCTGGCGACAGGTGCACCGCTTGCTTCTGCAGGCCGCGGAGCGGACGCAGGGCGTCCAGACGACGCCGCGCGCATTCGTGGCGCAGACCGCGCTGTCGGACTTCTACGTGGAGTACGTGCTGCGTGCGCGCATTCTGGATGTGCAGCGCCGATGGCCGATCCGCAGCGAACTGCACGCCAATATCCAGGACGCCTTCAACGAAGCCGGCGTACAGATCATGTCGCCCAACTACGAGGCCGATCCGGAAGGCGCGAAGATCGTGCCGAAGCAATGGTGGGAGGGGCGGCCACAGGATGCGGGCGAGGGCTGA
- a CDS encoding OprD family outer membrane porin has protein sequence MNAVRWELGWPARVPALATGLLALALAAALAPMQAHAQVAAPAPVPAPEVEVDDVEQVPTSVEQGQTPLGEAFAPRDHAAWVRETRRKAFQDTKWDLQARSFYLGRDKYDNSESEAWALGGSLGFKTGYFRERFAFGATGYTSQKLYGPEDKDGTTLLKPGQEGYTVLGEVYGEFLLNQDTRLTIGRRGFDTPYINRNDVRMTPNTFQAIAVQGLYGGDDGRPEWRVGGGYFDEIKERNSDEFVSMAEDAGAPDGVERGVYALGANFKTGDFQIGAIDYYSNDIINIFYTEARYGIALNDKWKLALAAQYSDQTSTGDELLRGTDFSSDQWGAKAELSYGGALFTTAYTRAGGDTNMQNPWSGYPGYTSVQVEDFNRDGESAWLLRAGYTFKAIKGASVYALYVDGSDPQSPTEYAKNEYDLNFQWAIPDGFLKGLLVRMRYARVSQSDPADSDLEDVRIMIFYDPPKL, from the coding sequence ATGAATGCTGTTCGATGGGAACTCGGGTGGCCGGCACGCGTGCCGGCCCTGGCCACCGGCCTGTTGGCACTTGCCCTTGCCGCCGCCCTCGCCCCCATGCAGGCGCATGCACAGGTCGCCGCGCCTGCGCCTGTGCCCGCGCCGGAAGTGGAAGTCGACGACGTCGAGCAGGTGCCTACCTCCGTCGAGCAGGGCCAGACGCCGCTCGGCGAAGCCTTCGCGCCGCGCGATCACGCCGCGTGGGTACGCGAAACGCGGCGCAAGGCGTTCCAGGACACCAAATGGGACCTGCAGGCGCGCTCGTTCTACCTGGGACGCGACAAGTACGACAACAGCGAGAGCGAGGCCTGGGCGCTGGGCGGATCGCTCGGCTTCAAGACGGGCTACTTCCGCGAACGCTTTGCCTTCGGAGCGACCGGCTATACCTCGCAGAAACTCTACGGCCCCGAGGACAAGGACGGCACGACGCTGCTGAAGCCGGGCCAGGAAGGCTACACCGTGCTGGGCGAGGTTTACGGCGAGTTCCTGCTCAACCAGGACACACGGCTGACCATCGGGCGTCGCGGCTTCGACACGCCCTACATCAACCGCAACGATGTCCGGATGACGCCCAACACGTTCCAGGCGATCGCGGTGCAGGGTCTGTATGGCGGCGATGACGGTCGGCCGGAATGGCGCGTGGGTGGCGGCTACTTCGACGAGATCAAGGAGCGCAACTCGGACGAGTTCGTGTCCATGGCGGAGGATGCGGGCGCGCCCGACGGCGTGGAACGCGGCGTCTACGCGCTGGGCGCCAACTTCAAGACCGGCGATTTCCAGATCGGTGCCATCGACTACTACAGCAACGACATCATCAACATCTTCTACACCGAGGCACGGTACGGCATCGCCCTGAACGACAAGTGGAAGCTGGCGTTGGCGGCGCAGTATTCCGACCAGACCAGCACCGGCGACGAACTGCTGCGCGGCACGGATTTCTCCTCCGACCAGTGGGGCGCGAAGGCGGAGCTGTCCTACGGCGGCGCGCTGTTCACCACCGCCTACACGCGCGCTGGCGGCGACACCAACATGCAGAACCCGTGGAGCGGCTACCCCGGCTACACCAGCGTGCAGGTCGAGGACTTCAACCGCGACGGCGAGTCCGCGTGGCTGCTGCGCGCGGGCTACACGTTCAAGGCGATCAAGGGCGCAAGCGTCTACGCGCTGTACGTGGATGGCAGCGATCCGCAGTCGCCGACCGAGTACGCCAAGAACGAATACGACCTCAACTTCCAGTGGGCGATCCCGGATGGCTTCCTGAAGGGCCTGCTGGTGCGGATGCGATACGCACGCGTGTCGCAGAGCGATCCCGCCGATTCCGATCTCGAGGACGTGCGCATCATGATCTTCTACGATCCGCCGAAGCTCTGA
- a CDS encoding aspartate:alanine exchanger family transporter: MQAFFQFLADNPYILLFFTVGMAVLVGKFSVKGYGLGMVAAAVVVGAALATWASTYGVKLQLDNFAKSLFYYLFMYGVGLRVGPAFFNALKKDGITFTILAVICSFLGLGLVVLMSKWLALPPGSAGGVLAGSQTMSAAIGTAEMAMEQGAYKVPAGTTAEQVSGMIALGYGVTYIWGTVGIILICKYLPRWWGVDARKAALEYEQEHGVRNVDDAALTGYRGGGLRAYRLDNAQTAGQSIAQFRKTYPQYRIVNVRRGEDSLGAAPDLVLQRGDVIALGGKLEDLTANLGLLGVEIDDPKALNVPLDQAEILVTEKEFVGKPLRTLAAEDFAGQLQVTRLERSGEPIPVGAETELKRLDVLFVTGLKGAVDKAAGLLGKIARPSTSTDLLTLSAGMVLGLLIGKINVPVGDFSVGLGNAGGLLLSGIFVSSIVSRLRYFGSTPNAARNILEDLGLVTFIAIVGINAGATLLEQLTGSIALKIFLAGFVASTIPPFITWAIGYHFFKINPAVLMGGVAGSRSHSGPAREAAKEIGSTVPWVGFPVGYAISGVLYTVFGYFAMVLSQ; this comes from the coding sequence ATGCAAGCGTTCTTCCAGTTCCTGGCCGACAACCCGTACATCCTGCTGTTCTTCACCGTGGGAATGGCGGTACTGGTCGGCAAGTTCTCGGTAAAGGGATACGGCCTTGGCATGGTGGCCGCGGCTGTCGTGGTGGGCGCGGCGCTGGCAACCTGGGCCTCGACCTATGGCGTGAAGCTGCAGCTGGACAACTTCGCCAAGTCGCTCTTCTACTACCTCTTCATGTACGGCGTTGGCCTGCGCGTGGGCCCGGCGTTCTTCAACGCGCTGAAGAAGGACGGCATCACCTTCACCATCCTGGCGGTGATCTGTTCGTTCCTCGGCCTGGGGCTGGTGGTGCTCATGTCGAAGTGGCTCGCTCTGCCGCCGGGTTCCGCGGGTGGCGTGCTGGCCGGTTCGCAGACGATGTCCGCCGCCATCGGCACCGCCGAGATGGCGATGGAGCAGGGCGCGTACAAAGTGCCTGCAGGAACCACCGCCGAACAGGTGTCGGGCATGATCGCGCTGGGTTACGGCGTGACCTACATCTGGGGCACGGTCGGCATCATCCTGATCTGCAAGTACCTGCCGCGCTGGTGGGGCGTGGATGCGCGCAAGGCCGCCCTGGAGTACGAACAGGAGCACGGCGTGCGCAATGTCGATGACGCCGCGCTGACCGGCTATCGCGGCGGTGGCCTGCGTGCGTACCGGCTGGACAACGCGCAGACGGCGGGGCAGAGCATCGCGCAGTTCCGCAAGACGTACCCGCAGTACCGCATCGTCAACGTGCGGCGCGGCGAGGATTCCCTCGGGGCGGCACCCGACCTGGTGCTGCAGCGCGGCGACGTGATCGCCCTGGGCGGCAAGCTCGAGGACCTGACCGCCAACCTCGGGTTGCTCGGTGTCGAGATCGACGATCCGAAGGCGCTGAACGTGCCGCTGGATCAGGCCGAGATCCTGGTGACGGAAAAGGAGTTCGTGGGCAAGCCGCTGCGCACGCTGGCCGCCGAGGATTTCGCGGGCCAGTTGCAGGTGACGCGCCTGGAGCGTTCCGGCGAGCCGATCCCGGTCGGCGCGGAAACCGAACTCAAGCGTCTGGACGTGCTGTTCGTCACCGGCCTCAAGGGCGCCGTGGACAAGGCGGCCGGCCTGCTGGGCAAGATCGCGCGGCCGAGCACGTCGACCGACCTGCTCACGCTGTCGGCCGGCATGGTGCTGGGTCTGCTGATCGGCAAGATCAACGTGCCGGTGGGCGACTTCTCCGTGGGCCTGGGCAATGCCGGCGGCCTGCTGCTGTCGGGCATCTTCGTCTCGTCGATCGTGTCGCGCCTGCGCTACTTCGGCAGCACGCCGAATGCGGCTCGCAACATCCTCGAAGACCTCGGCCTGGTGACCTTCATCGCCATCGTCGGCATCAACGCCGGCGCGACGCTGCTGGAGCAGCTCACCGGTTCCATCGCGCTGAAGATCTTCCTCGCCGGCTTCGTGGCCAGCACGATCCCACCCTTCATCACCTGGGCCATCGGATATCACTTCTTCAAGATCAATCCGGCCGTGCTGATGGGCGGCGTGGCGGGCTCGCGCTCGCACTCCGGCCCGGCACGCGAGGCGGCCAAGGAGATCGGCAGTACGGTGCCGTGGGTGGGCTTCCCGGTGGGCTATGCCATCTCCGGCGTGCTGTACACGGTGTTCGGCTACTTCGCGATGGTCCTGTCGCAGTAG
- a CDS encoding TrkA C-terminal domain-containing protein, producing MAWFAQVLSRYPELGIYLVLGLGFWLGRVRFRGFVLGGVAGSLLVGLVLGAWFAVPVSAAAKSLAFLLFLFGIGYEVGPSFTAMKGLGWRLAALGVFMPVVGLATAWAVARAASLDAGLAAGMLSGALTQSPAMGTATEALHALPMDDATRDVLLAHVGVAGTLCYLFGAIGLILMCTAIGPRLLGIDLRSASRELESEYGIARRSQGVQAAWQPFETRAYRVPAGAAIEGRRVEEAERLVADSRLFVHRIRRNGELMEPVPGMAIEAGDLLAIAGRREVLVNVIGERAVEVEDRELLEIPIASHEVFVSKTRWVGATLEQIAISDEMRAVFLRRILRRGQEIPIGARTTIQRGDRLLLVGHERAVLRAAAGLGEVILPTDTTDFGVVGLAVFIGGLAGVVLAVPVGRITLSLGTSVGVLLAGIVTGQLRARRPSFGRIPDGAVKLMQVFGLGSFAAMVGLGAGPHFVSAVRASGIALPLGGAIVTLTPPLLALWFGRKVLRLHPVLLLGAICGGQTSTTALSVLQEKSGSSIAVLGYSGAVPVAHVFLTTWGAVMVLLFH from the coding sequence ATGGCGTGGTTCGCGCAGGTGCTGTCGCGCTACCCGGAACTGGGCATCTACCTCGTGCTGGGCCTGGGATTCTGGCTGGGCCGGGTACGCTTTCGCGGCTTCGTGCTGGGCGGCGTCGCCGGTTCGCTCCTCGTCGGACTGGTGCTTGGCGCGTGGTTCGCGGTTCCGGTGTCGGCAGCGGCCAAGTCGCTGGCGTTCCTGTTGTTCCTGTTCGGCATCGGCTATGAGGTCGGGCCCAGTTTCACCGCGATGAAGGGACTGGGCTGGCGGCTGGCTGCGCTGGGCGTGTTCATGCCCGTGGTGGGCCTGGCGACGGCGTGGGCCGTGGCGCGCGCTGCATCGCTGGATGCGGGCCTGGCGGCGGGCATGCTCAGTGGCGCGCTGACACAGTCGCCGGCGATGGGCACCGCGACCGAAGCGCTGCATGCATTGCCCATGGACGACGCGACGCGCGATGTGCTGCTGGCGCATGTCGGCGTCGCCGGAACGCTGTGCTACCTGTTCGGCGCGATCGGCCTGATCCTGATGTGCACCGCCATCGGGCCGCGCCTGCTGGGCATCGATCTGCGCAGCGCCTCGCGCGAGCTGGAGTCCGAGTACGGAATCGCCCGTCGCAGCCAGGGCGTGCAGGCCGCGTGGCAGCCATTCGAGACGCGTGCCTACCGCGTGCCAGCAGGTGCGGCGATCGAGGGGCGTCGCGTCGAGGAAGCCGAACGGCTCGTCGCCGACTCGCGCCTGTTCGTGCACCGCATCCGCCGCAACGGTGAACTGATGGAGCCCGTGCCGGGCATGGCCATCGAGGCCGGCGACCTGCTGGCCATCGCCGGCCGGCGCGAAGTGCTGGTCAACGTGATCGGCGAGCGTGCCGTGGAAGTCGAGGACCGCGAACTGCTGGAGATTCCGATCGCGTCCCACGAGGTGTTCGTGTCGAAGACGCGCTGGGTGGGTGCGACGCTGGAGCAGATCGCTATCTCGGACGAGATGCGCGCGGTGTTCCTGCGTCGCATCCTGCGGCGCGGCCAGGAAATTCCGATCGGTGCGCGCACGACGATCCAGCGCGGCGACCGGTTGCTGCTGGTCGGGCACGAGCGCGCGGTGCTGCGCGCGGCGGCAGGACTGGGCGAGGTGATCCTTCCCACCGACACCACCGATTTCGGGGTGGTCGGCCTGGCGGTGTTCATCGGCGGCCTGGCGGGCGTGGTTCTGGCGGTGCCGGTGGGGCGCATCACGCTGAGCCTGGGCACGAGTGTCGGCGTGTTGCTGGCGGGCATCGTGACCGGTCAGTTGCGTGCGCGGCGCCCGTCGTTCGGCCGCATTCCCGACGGTGCGGTAAAGCTGATGCAGGTCTTCGGCCTGGGCAGCTTCGCAGCGATGGTGGGGCTTGGCGCGGGCCCGCATTTCGTTTCCGCGGTGCGCGCATCGGGCATCGCGCTGCCGCTGGGCGGTGCGATCGTGACGCTGACGCCGCCGCTGCTGGCGCTGTGGTTCGGGCGCAAGGTGCTGCGCCTGCATCCGGTGCTGTTGCTGGGGGCGATCTGCGGCGGGCAGACCTCCACCACCGCGCTGTCCGTGCTGCAGGAGAAGTCCGGAAGTTCCATCGCCGTGCTGGGCTACTCCGGCGCCGTTCCGGTCGCGCACGTGTTCCTGACCACGTGGGGTGCGGTGATGGTGCTGTTGTTCCATTGA
- a CDS encoding aminotransferase class I/II-fold pyridoxal phosphate-dependent enzyme, translating into MNQNAESQTDLSNVLVAASIRADQWRQLNATARQWATQGNGKLRDACAGLLAHVQRIEHCWAYPGERLLGAVREALEDGDAPLFARLVQKVSSAILSGDYRRDEQAWDITEAPDRAVLDALPPDITGTQDKPYFEVLVVTPSDPGQWLRAKDEMRRMRRPDDAFQYAVVHVGSFEDAALAVMVNTDLQAVILVDGFSYNSRHDIPDLKEFLGRHLTIDKDEIKPGTLATSLAAQIREYRPELDLYLLSDRSPELLAGSDEAAPMRRVFHHVEEPMEIHLAILDGIKDRYETPYFDNLKKYALRPIGTFHALPIARGKSIFGSNWIRDMGHFYGTNILFAESSATTGGLDSLLEPTGTIKRAQEAVARAFGAKRAYLGTNGTSTSNKIVVQAICKPGDIVIVDRNCHKSHHYGFVLSGAQPYYVEAFPLTQYSMYGAVPLRTIKQALLDCAAGGKLDRVKVIDLTNCTFDGHMYNPRRVMEECLAIKPDLTFLWDEAWFGFARFNPLHRRRSAMGAAAALTKRYRSKAYREEYEAWKAKRGDRDLTDPASLDEHGLPDPDKVRIRVYQTNSTHKSMSAFRQGSMMLVWDDDFHQVEGPFEEAFFAHTSTSPNLQLIASLDLARRQMELEGYALTMRMTDLALKIRSAINKHPLISKYFRVATPEDMIPAEYRESGLKDYGPPNSSWGAAADAWSGDEFALDPTRLTLICGAAGFDGTQFKGLLAERFDIQINKTSRNSILVQTNINNTHSDAALLIKALADLSREIESRLSQEGAVGQQVFADRVKSLMTDVPDLPNFSRFHDSFRDDPKGVANEGHMRPAFFMAYEEANCEFVKLGSEEVDKRLRDGPEMVSANFVIPYPPGFPIMVPGQVITADTIAFMRKLDVKEIHGYHAAVGIKLIKPSVLAGRRASSTQ; encoded by the coding sequence ATGAACCAGAACGCCGAATCGCAGACCGACCTTTCCAATGTGCTGGTCGCTGCATCGATCCGCGCCGACCAGTGGCGTCAGCTCAATGCCACTGCGCGCCAGTGGGCGACGCAGGGCAACGGCAAGCTTCGCGATGCCTGTGCCGGACTGTTGGCGCACGTCCAGCGCATCGAGCATTGCTGGGCCTATCCGGGCGAACGCCTCCTGGGTGCGGTCCGCGAAGCGCTCGAGGACGGCGACGCGCCGCTCTTCGCACGACTGGTCCAGAAGGTGTCTTCCGCGATCCTCTCGGGCGACTACCGTCGCGATGAACAGGCATGGGACATCACCGAGGCCCCCGACCGCGCGGTCCTGGATGCGCTGCCGCCGGACATCACCGGCACGCAGGACAAACCGTACTTCGAAGTGCTGGTGGTCACGCCCAGCGACCCGGGGCAATGGCTGCGCGCGAAGGACGAGATGCGGCGCATGCGTCGTCCGGACGACGCGTTCCAGTATGCGGTGGTGCACGTGGGCAGCTTCGAGGATGCAGCGCTGGCGGTGATGGTGAACACCGACCTTCAGGCGGTGATCCTGGTGGACGGCTTCTCGTACAACTCGCGCCACGACATCCCCGACCTGAAGGAATTCCTCGGGCGGCACCTGACCATCGACAAGGACGAGATCAAGCCGGGGACGCTGGCCACGTCGCTGGCCGCCCAGATCCGCGAGTACCGCCCGGAGCTGGACCTGTACCTGCTGTCCGACCGCTCGCCCGAGCTGCTGGCCGGCAGCGACGAGGCCGCACCGATGCGACGCGTGTTCCACCATGTCGAGGAGCCGATGGAGATCCATCTGGCGATCCTGGATGGCATCAAGGACCGCTACGAGACGCCGTACTTCGACAACCTGAAGAAGTACGCGCTGCGACCCATCGGTACCTTCCACGCGCTGCCCATCGCGCGCGGCAAATCCATCTTCGGATCCAACTGGATCCGCGACATGGGCCACTTCTACGGCACCAACATCCTGTTCGCCGAGTCCTCCGCCACCACGGGCGGTCTGGACAGCCTGCTGGAGCCCACCGGCACCATCAAGCGCGCGCAGGAGGCAGTGGCACGCGCGTTCGGCGCCAAGCGTGCCTACCTGGGTACCAACGGCACCTCGACGTCGAACAAGATCGTGGTGCAGGCCATCTGCAAGCCGGGCGACATCGTCATCGTCGACCGAAACTGCCACAAATCGCATCACTACGGATTCGTGCTGAGCGGCGCGCAGCCGTATTACGTGGAGGCCTTCCCGCTCACGCAGTACTCGATGTACGGCGCGGTGCCGTTGCGCACCATCAAGCAGGCGCTGCTCGACTGCGCGGCCGGCGGAAAGCTGGACCGGGTGAAGGTGATCGACCTCACCAACTGCACCTTCGACGGCCACATGTACAACCCGCGCCGGGTGATGGAGGAATGCCTGGCGATCAAGCCGGACCTGACCTTCCTGTGGGATGAGGCGTGGTTCGGTTTCGCGCGGTTCAATCCGCTGCACCGCCGGCGCAGCGCGATGGGTGCGGCGGCGGCGCTGACGAAGCGGTATCGCAGCAAGGCGTACCGCGAGGAGTACGAAGCCTGGAAGGCCAAGCGTGGCGATCGCGACCTGACCGATCCGGCGTCGCTCGACGAGCATGGCCTGCCGGACCCGGACAAGGTCCGCATCCGCGTGTACCAGACCAACTCCACGCACAAATCGATGTCGGCCTTCCGGCAGGGATCGATGATGCTGGTGTGGGACGACGACTTCCACCAGGTCGAAGGACCGTTCGAAGAGGCGTTCTTCGCACACACCTCGACCTCGCCCAACCTGCAGCTGATCGCGTCGCTGGACCTGGCGCGCCGGCAGATGGAACTGGAAGGCTACGCGCTGACCATGCGCATGACCGACCTGGCGCTGAAGATCCGCAGCGCCATCAACAAGCATCCGCTGATCTCGAAGTACTTCCGTGTCGCCACGCCGGAAGACATGATTCCAGCGGAGTACCGCGAGTCGGGACTCAAGGATTACGGCCCGCCCAACTCAAGCTGGGGCGCGGCCGCGGATGCGTGGTCCGGGGACGAGTTCGCACTCGACCCCACGCGCCTCACCTTGATCTGCGGCGCGGCCGGGTTCGACGGTACGCAGTTCAAGGGGCTGCTGGCCGAGCGCTTCGACATCCAGATCAACAAGACCTCGCGCAACAGCATCCTGGTCCAGACCAACATCAACAACACGCACAGCGATGCGGCGCTGCTGATCAAGGCGCTGGCGGACCTGTCGCGCGAGATCGAGTCGCGGCTGTCGCAGGAAGGCGCTGTCGGCCAGCAGGTGTTCGCCGATCGGGTGAAGTCGCTGATGACCGACGTCCCCGACCTGCCGAACTTCAGCCGCTTCCACGACTCGTTCCGTGACGACCCCAAGGGCGTCGCGAACGAAGGCCACATGCGGCCAGCGTTCTTCATGGCCTACGAGGAAGCCAACTGCGAGTTCGTGAAGCTGGGCAGCGAGGAGGTCGACAAGCGGCTGCGCGACGGGCCGGAAATGGTGTCGGCCAACTTCGTGATTCCGTATCCACCGGGCTTTCCGATCATGGTGCCGGGGCAGGTCATCACCGCCGACACCATTGCCTTCATGCGCAAGCTGGACGTGAAGGAGATCCACGGCTACCACGCCGCAGTGGGCATCAAGCTGATCAAACCTTCCGTACTGGCCGGTCGACGCGCCAGTTCCACGCAGTGA